CTGGCCCGTTCGGCGGACCGGCGCATCCTGGCCAGCTCGAACTCCGCGGACGCCAGGTTCGCCTGCGCGACCAGCGCCCGCGGGTGGTAGGTGCCCAGCGAGTTCAACGCCCGGTTGGTCGCGTCACGCATGTCGGTGAGCGACTCGGCGATCTCCTCCGCGTCACCCTGGTCGCGGGCCACCCGGAACCGCGCGCACATCAGGTTCAGCCGGAGCACGCACGTCTGCGGGTGGTTCGCGCCCAGCACCGCCGAGTTGCGCTGTAACGCCAGCTCCAGCGCGCCCGTCTCGGTCGATTTCGCCGGTTCGACGGCCACCGCGACCGCGCCGACCGTCACCGGGTCGGGCAGCGGCACCGGGTCCAGGAAGTCGCCGACCACCTGGCGCAGGGGAGCACCCCGGCCGAACGTGGTTCCGGGTGCCCTGCGCCGCGCCTGACGCGCCAGTGTCGCGCCAGGGTCCCGCCGACCGCGGGCCACGGAGGTCAGCGCCTGCTGGTCGCGCACGCGTGACGCCTCGGGCCCCACCGGGTCCACCAGGGCCAGCATGGCGATCAGCAGCGCGTCGGCGGCGTCGGCGGAGCCGATCCGGGTCAGCGCGCCGGCACAGCGCAGCAGGCGGTCCACGTCCCGGCGGGCGCTGAGCGCGTCCAGCGAGCGCGCCAAGTCCACGGCGAGGCGCCGTGCCGCCTGCCGGTCCGGCGCGGACCGGGACAGGACTGCTTCGAGTTCGACCATTCGGCTGTTCATCCGGCACCCCAGTTGGTTGCTCGGTCTGCGACGGCGCGGTTCAGGCGTTCGGACGCCGTGCTCCGGCGTTCGGGCGCGAGGACTCCTGCCGTCGGAGTGGAATCCTCGTTCATAGCGGCGTTATCGGTTGCTCCGGGTATTTGTTAGCGCATACCCGACATTGTTACGGCACGAATGGTCGGATGTCCGAACGCTCTCCGCAATAATGCGGAAAACCGGGCAAGTTTTTGGTCACGAATCCGTCGCCCTGCATGGTGCCACGTGATCACCGGGCGTGACGTCGTGACGCACCGCAGTCGAAGCGTGACGCGACCGTGCGTGCGGACCGGCGTTCCGGGGTCGATCCGGGGTCGTTCCCACCGTGGGGGACGGGCGCCGACCTGGCCCTAAAGCGTTCCGGTTACCGAAGCGGAACGGTCGGCGGCATTCCTACCTGGGCTGTTCGTCGGTCATCCTGTGGCCTCGCCGAACCCCGGTTAGCGGTACGCCGTTCCGGGGGCGATCCCGTAGTTTCGCGCCGGTGCGGGCCGACCGTCCGGTTGACCTCGTCCGCAGGAGGAAATCGATGACCGTTGCCCACGACGATCCCCACGTCGCGCGGCTCTTCGATCGCATGGCACAGCTGGTCGCCGAGGGAGTCGGCGATCCGCGCGACGTCCAGGGCGAGCTGGTCGAGCTGGCCATGGCGAACTCGCCGGACGTCGCCCGGTACTGGAAGCAGGTCGGCGTGGGTGTCGGCGTGCCGGACACCGCCTACAAGGACGGCGGACCACACCTGTTCCCGGACGCGCCGGCGGTGCGGGTGTTCCGGACCAGCGGGACGACCGGGAGCGTCCGCGGCACCGTCCGGTACTCGGCGCTCGGGCTGGAGCTGAAGCGGCTGGCGATCGAGGCGCAGGCCCGACGGCACTTGCGGCCGGACGACGGGGTGCGCCCGGTCGTCCTCGCGTTCGCGCCGTCCGAGGAGGCCGCGCCGGAGATGGCGATCGCGTTCGACATGGCGCGGATCGTCCGGTCGTGCGGCGACCCGGATCTCAGCACGGCCGTGGTCGGCGCGAACGGCGTGGACTTCGACCTGCTGGCGCGGCGCCTGGACACCGCTGTCGCGGAAGGACTGCCGGTGGTCCTCGTCGGCGCGACGTTCGCGTTCGTCAACATCTGCGACGCGCTGGAGGCCCAGGGCCAGAGCTGGCGGTTGCCGCCCGGCTCGCGGATGTACGACGGCGGCGGGTTCAAGGGCCGCTCGCGGATCATGCGGGTGGACGACCTGCGCTCCGCCGTGCGCCGGGTCTTCGGCATCGACCGCCACGGCAACATCTTCGGCATGACCGAGCTGGCCAACCAGCTCTACGACGCCTCGGACACGCCGGTCGGCCCGCTCGGCGAACGGCCCAAGGGCGCTCATCCGGCAGGTGGTCCACGGGTCCGTGACCCGCACACCCGTGAGTACCTGACCGAGGGCACGGGCCTGCTGGAGATCACCGACCTGTCCCTGCTCGACCGGCCGCACGTGCTGCTCACCGGCGACCTCGGCATCACCGGACCGGAGGGCGTCGCGATCGCGGGCCGCGTCGCGGGCGGCACCAGCCGCGGCTGCTCGCTCACCCTCGACGACATGACCGGAGGAGCCGCATGAGCGTGTCGTGGATGCCGCAGTGGGCGCCGGCGGACGGTGTGCCGTTCACCCTCAGCTCGGGTCCGCACGAGTGGCGTGGCGTCCGACCCGTCGACTGGGCCGCGATCGGAGCCGGGCTGGCGACCGCGCACGACGGACTGCGGCGGCTGCCCGTGCGTCGGATCGTGGACGCCATCGACGCGGCCGTCGACCTTTGGAGCAAGCGGGACTTCGCCGCACGCCGTGACACGGTGCGGGACGCGGCGCTGGTCACCGGCATGTCGGAGGAGACGATCGACCGCGCGCTGGACGGCGAGCTGGGCAACCTGCGTGCCGAGCCGCTGCTCGCCGCGCTGACCCGGGAACTGGGCGATCCCGATGTGCTGGACGGCTTCAAGGGCGGAACCACGGCGGTCGGGCCGCGGACCGTGCTGGCCGTGTTCTCCGGCAACGTCCCCGGCCTGCCCGCGCGGTCGCTGGTGCGGGCGCTGCTGGTCAAGGCGACCGTGATCGCGAAGGTCCCGGCCAGGGAACCGCACTTCACCGCCGCGTTCCTGCGCACGCTGCACGACGTGGAGCCGGTGCTGGCCGACGCGGTCGTGGCCACCTACTGGGACCGTGACGACGAGGAGACGCTGGAGGCCGCGCTCGGCCAGGCGGACGCGGTGATCGCCTACGGCGGCGACCAGGCGTGCGCGGCGATCCGGGCCAAGGTCGCGCCGCACCAGCTCTACGAAGAGCACGGGCACAAGCTGTCGTTCGGCATCGTCGACGCCGGGTACGTGGACCGGCACGGTCCGGCGGAAGTGGCGCGACAGATCGCCGCGGATTGCAGCGACCTCGACCAGCACGCGTGCCTGTCGCCGCAGGTGTACCTGGTGCACGAGCAGCACGCCCGCCCGGTCGCCCAGCACCTGGCCGAGGCGATGCGGCGCGAGGCCCAGGACAGCCCGCCGGGGACGATCGACACGCAGGACGCCGCCATGCTGCAACACCGCAGGCTCGTCGCCGAGTGGCGGGCGGCCGGTTCGGACCACAGCGAGGTGTGGGCGCCGGACAGTCTGGAGTGGACGGTCGTGCTGGACGACACGCTGATGCCGCTCAGCGGCGCGGGCAACCGGGTCGCGCGGATCGTCTCCGTGCCCGACGTCGCCGCGGCGGTCGACGTGATGCGCCCGTACGCCGAACACCTCCAGAACGTCGGGCTCGGGATGGTCGGCGAGGAGTTCCGGCGCACCGCCCGCGAACTGGCGACCCTCGGCGCGAGCCGGGTGTGCGCGCCCGGCGCGATGACGAAGGCGTCGATGGTCTGGCGGCACGACGGGCAGCCGCGCATCGCCGCACTTGTGCGCTGGTGCGATATCGAGCTTCACCCGGAGCTCGAAACCTCCTAGCCTGTGCCCGGGGTCACATGCGTTCTCCGTGCCCCGCCCGAGTGGGCGGGGCACGCCATCCTCATGGGGGAGACGAGCAATGTCCGTGACGGTTACCGGCGCGCGCGGCGCGTTGGGGGAGAGAGACTTCCGCCGAGTGGCGGAATCCGTGAGTTTCATCCAGGACACGAGCACCGCGGAGGCGTTGGCCGCCGTGCTGGGCGGTGACGCGCCTGCTGCGGCCTTACCCCACTTGGAATTCCTGCACGCCGCCGTCTTAGTGGCGGTGGAACGGGTGCCGGACGCGGTCAGTGTGCTGGCCGATCTCGGTGTGGAGGCGAGGGAACCGGTCCCGAGCGTCGTGGTGCGCGACCGGCTCCGGCGCAGGACCGGGCAGGACCTCGACGTGCGGATCGTGCGCGGCAAGGTCGCCGGCGGCCCGCGTGAGCTGGAATTGTTCGTCGTGGCCGGTGGATCCGCGTTGTCCGACGAGGACCGCGAGGCCGAGTCGCACCTGGCGTTCCGCGTCACGAACGGCGACGACGTGCTGGTGCGGGGGCTGTGCGGGACGTTGCTCGACGCGGGCCTCGTCGTGGACGGCGGCGGCTACAACGACCACGAGAACATGACGGTGCTGTACTTCCGCGGCGTCGCGCCGGCGGCCCGGATGGAGCTGAAGCTGCCCGGCCGCCACCCGGACCTGCTGGCCCGTCACGTCGGGCCGCCGGACCGGTCCCGCCGCGAGATGCTCGACCTGATGACCGGCGCGTGGCGCACCAGCGCCGTCGCGGTGGTGGCCGAGTTGGGTGTGGCCGACCTGCTGGCCGACGGCCCGCTCGGCACCGCAGACCTGGCCGAGCGCACCGGCACGCGGGAGGACAACCTCCGCCGCCTGCTGGCGTACCTGGCCGCGCTCGGCGTGTTCGACCGGGACGGCGACGAGTGGTCGTTGACCGACGTCGGCGCGATGCTGCGGAGCGACGCGGCCGGGTCGCAGCGGGACCTGGCCCGCATCTACGGCGGCCTGTTCTACCGGTCGTTCGGCGCGCTGGAGCACACCGTGCGCACCGGCGGGAGCGCGTTCAGCCACGTGTACGGCGTGCCGCCGTTCGAGCACTTCGCCCGGCACCCGGCCGACGCGCGGCTGTTCGAGGGCGCGATGGCGGCGGGCACGGCGTTCCTGGAGCTGGTGCCCGGCGTGCTGGACCTGCCTGCCACCGGCACCGTGGTCGACGTGGCCGGCGGTGACGGTCGGCTGCTCGGCCTGGTGCTGGACTCCGTGCCGGGGCTGCGAGGTGTGCTGTTCGACCGGCCGCACGTGGCCGGTGCGGCGGCTGACGTGCTGGCGGGGTACGGGGAGCGGGCGGAGGTGGTCGCCGGCGACTTCTTCGACGACCCGGTGCCGCCCGGCGGCGACGTCTACCTGCTGTCGCGGATCCTGCACGACTGGGACGACGAGCGGTGCTCGGTGATCCTGCGCAACGTGCGTGCGGCGATGGCGGAGGGCGCGACGCTGGCGTTGGTCGAGCGGCCGATCCGGGACGGTCGGCCCGCGGTGCTGCCGCTGGCGTTCAGCGTCCACATGATGGCGAACACCACGCAGGGTCGTGAGCGAACGACCGACGAGTTCCGAGAGTTGTTGTCCGCCAACGGCTTCACGTTGGAGGACGTCCGCGAGCTGCCGCTGGACATGGCGGTGCTCGTCGCGCGCGCGACCGTGTGATAACGCTCTCACCGGGTCCGGATGGTGATAATCGGTTTCCTCGTCGCCCGGGTGGGCGGCGAGGATCGCCGGTGTGGCACTGACCGAGAACCCCGCTCCCGCCCGTTCACGACCCTTCATCCCGTTGGTGTCGATGAGCCTCATGACGGGTGTCGGGTACGCGTTGGCGGCCCCGTTCATGTCCTTGTTCCTGATCAAGGAAGTCCAGGCCGGTCCGGTCGCGGTCGGGGCGTTCCTGCTGATCAGCGCCCTGATGTCGATGGTGGTCAGCACGCTGATCGGACGGCTGTCCGATCGGCGTGCGATCCGCCGCACCCTGTTGGTGGTGGCCAGCTTGACGGGCGCGGCGGCGTGGGCGCTGTTCGCGGTCGTGCGCGACTACTGGCTGCTGCTCGCGGTGGCGGTCACGCTGAACGCGGTGGCGTCCTCCCAGTTGCCGCAGATGTTCGCCTACGCGCGGCAGTTGCTGGAACGCAGCGGCTCGGCCAAGGCGCCGCTGGCGATGAGCGGCCTGCGGATGACGTTCTCGATGGCCTGGGTCGTCGGGCCGCCGCTGGGCGCGCTGCTCATCGTCGGCGGCGGGTTCACCGGCCTGT
This is a stretch of genomic DNA from Saccharothrix ecbatanensis. It encodes these proteins:
- a CDS encoding acyl-CoA reductase; the encoded protein is MTVAHDDPHVARLFDRMAQLVAEGVGDPRDVQGELVELAMANSPDVARYWKQVGVGVGVPDTAYKDGGPHLFPDAPAVRVFRTSGTTGSVRGTVRYSALGLELKRLAIEAQARRHLRPDDGVRPVVLAFAPSEEAAPEMAIAFDMARIVRSCGDPDLSTAVVGANGVDFDLLARRLDTAVAEGLPVVLVGATFAFVNICDALEAQGQSWRLPPGSRMYDGGGFKGRSRIMRVDDLRSAVRRVFGIDRHGNIFGMTELANQLYDASDTPVGPLGERPKGAHPAGGPRVRDPHTREYLTEGTGLLEITDLSLLDRPHVLLTGDLGITGPEGVAIAGRVAGGTSRGCSLTLDDMTGGAA
- a CDS encoding acyl-CoA reductase, with translation MSVSWMPQWAPADGVPFTLSSGPHEWRGVRPVDWAAIGAGLATAHDGLRRLPVRRIVDAIDAAVDLWSKRDFAARRDTVRDAALVTGMSEETIDRALDGELGNLRAEPLLAALTRELGDPDVLDGFKGGTTAVGPRTVLAVFSGNVPGLPARSLVRALLVKATVIAKVPAREPHFTAAFLRTLHDVEPVLADAVVATYWDRDDEETLEAALGQADAVIAYGGDQACAAIRAKVAPHQLYEEHGHKLSFGIVDAGYVDRHGPAEVARQIAADCSDLDQHACLSPQVYLVHEQHARPVAQHLAEAMRREAQDSPPGTIDTQDAAMLQHRRLVAEWRAAGSDHSEVWAPDSLEWTVVLDDTLMPLSGAGNRVARIVSVPDVAAAVDVMRPYAEHLQNVGLGMVGEEFRRTARELATLGASRVCAPGAMTKASMVWRHDGQPRIAALVRWCDIELHPELETS
- a CDS encoding methyltransferase: MSVTVTGARGALGERDFRRVAESVSFIQDTSTAEALAAVLGGDAPAAALPHLEFLHAAVLVAVERVPDAVSVLADLGVEAREPVPSVVVRDRLRRRTGQDLDVRIVRGKVAGGPRELELFVVAGGSALSDEDREAESHLAFRVTNGDDVLVRGLCGTLLDAGLVVDGGGYNDHENMTVLYFRGVAPAARMELKLPGRHPDLLARHVGPPDRSRREMLDLMTGAWRTSAVAVVAELGVADLLADGPLGTADLAERTGTREDNLRRLLAYLAALGVFDRDGDEWSLTDVGAMLRSDAAGSQRDLARIYGGLFYRSFGALEHTVRTGGSAFSHVYGVPPFEHFARHPADARLFEGAMAAGTAFLELVPGVLDLPATGTVVDVAGGDGRLLGLVLDSVPGLRGVLFDRPHVAGAAADVLAGYGERAEVVAGDFFDDPVPPGGDVYLLSRILHDWDDERCSVILRNVRAAMAEGATLALVERPIRDGRPAVLPLAFSVHMMANTTQGRERTTDEFRELLSANGFTLEDVRELPLDMAVLVARATV